A region of the Lysobacter sp. K5869 genome:
GGTAGGAGGTAGTGGGGGCCGGCTTTCGCTGCCCCCTACCTCCTATCCGCTATCTCCTGCCCCGCTATACTGCCCGCCCGTCGTTGCAGCCCCCGGCCCCCAGCCATGTTCGAATCCCTGACCCAACGCCTCTCCGGCACCATCGAGCGCCTGCGCGGCCGCGGCCGCCTGACCGAAGAGAACATCCGCGAAGCCACCCGCGAGGTGCGCATCGCTCTGCTCGAGGCCGACGTCGCCCTGCCGGTGGTGCAGGCGCTGATCGAGCGCATCAAGGTGCGCGCGGTCGGCCAGGAAGTGCTCAAGTCGCTGACTCCGGGCCAGGCGCTGATCAAGGTCGTGCGCGACGAGTTGACCGCGGTGATGGGCTCGCAGGCCGCCGACCTCAACCTCAACGTGCCGGCGCCGGCGGTGATCCTGATGGCCGGCCTGCAGGGCGCGGGCAAGACCACCACCGTGGGCAAGCTCGCCAAGCACCTGAAGGAACGGCGCAAGAAGAAGGTGATGGTGGTCTCCGCCGACATCTACCGTCCGGCCGCGATCGAGCAGCTCAAGCAGCTCGCCGAACAGGTCGACGTGCTGTTCTTCCCGTCGGCCGCGTCGCAGAAGCCGGAAGAGATCGTGCGCGCCGCCATCGCGGATGCGCGCAAGTCCTTCGTCGACGTGCTGCTGGTCGACACCGCCGGCCGCCTCGCCATCGACGAGGCGATGATGAGCGAGATCAAGGCGCTGCACGCCGCGGTCTCGCCGGTGGAAACCCTGTTCGTGGTCGACTCGATGACCGGCCAGGACGCCGCGACCACGGCCAAGGCCTTCAGCGAAGCGCTGCCGCTGACCGGCGTGGTGCTGACCAAGACCGACGGCGACGCCCGCGGCGGCGCCGCGCTGTCGGTGCGCTACATCACCGGCAAGCCGATCAAGTTCATCGGCGTCGGCGAGAAGCCCGACGGCCTGGACGTGTTCCACCCCGACCGCGTCGCCAGCCGCATCCTCGACATGGGCGACGTGCTGTCGCTGGTCGAGCAGGTCGAGCAGCAGGTCGACAAGGACAAGGCGCAAAAGCTCGCCGAGAAGGTCGCCAAGGGCAAGAAGTTCGACCTCAACGACATGAAGGACCAGCTCGAGCAGATGCAGAACATGGGCGGCCTGAGCGGGCTCATGGACAAGCTGCCGGGCATGGGCCAGATCCCGGATTCGGTGAAGAGCCAGATCACCGGCAAGGAAGTGCCGCGCATGGTCGCGATCATCAACTCGATGACCAAGAAGGAACGGCGCAACCCGACCTTGCTCAACGGCTCGCGCCGCGCGCGCATCGCCAAGGGCGCGGGCTTGACCCCGGCCGACGTCAACAAGCTGATGAAGCAGTATCAGCAGATGGAAAAGATGATGAGCAAGCTCTCCGGCGGCGGCATGAAGGGCCTGATGCGCGGCATGCGCGGGATGATGGGCGGCCGCGGCGGTATGCCGTTCCGCTGATCGCGAGCGGCTCGGCGCGAACCACGACGGCGGCCCTCGGGCCGCCGTTTTCGTTTCCGCCGCCGCATAGTCCACCCGCTTCGCGTAGGAGCGGCGTAAGCCGCGACCGCGCCACTGCGCTCACGACGCAACCCCCGATTCCTCCGCCGCCAACACGACGACCGCACAATCCCATCGTCGCCCTGTAGGAGCGACGCAGTCGCGACCGCGCCACCGCGCCCACGACGCAACCGCCGATTCCGTCGCCACCACAACCCGCACGAAAAACGCCGTTTTCCCCACGCGCGCACCGCCACCGCGAACCCGTATCGCGCCAACATCCCCGTCGCGCGCACCGCGACCCCACGCTCCCACGCATCGCCGACCAACGGCCCGCGCCGTTCTCTTCGTGCGAGATGCCCGCGCGTCAAACTTCTCTCCGCAGCACGGCAAGCGCATCACCCGGCACGCAACGCAACACGCACCGCGAAAGCGCAGCGACACCCGCGCACCACGCCCGCGCCGACCTCCGCCGCGGGCCGTCCTCGGCCTCACCCCGCACCACCACCGCAAGGACCGGCCGCGCATCCGCACGGCCGCAAACAGATCATGGAGATCGCTCAATGCCCCGACTCTCGACGATGTGCGGCGCGCTCGCGCTCGCCGTCGCCAGCCTCGCCGCCGCGCCCGCGGCCTGGGCCGAAACCTCGTACTCCTTCGTCAGCGACACCGGCGACTACATCGGCCAGGGCCAGACCCGCGCCTACGCCAGCGCCGACGCGAACATCGCCGTCAGCGGCAACGCGCAAGCGCTGCAAATGAACGTGACCAAGGGCAGCGACAACTGGTCGATCGAACTGAGCGCGCCGCGCGGCCAGCGCCTGCAGCCCGGCCGCTATTTCCTCGGCGAACGTTCCGCGTTCCGCACCGGCCGTTCGCCGGGTCTGGACATCGGCGGCAACGGCCGCGGCTGCAACAGCGTGTGGGGTTCGGTCTACATCCAGCAGATCGAATACGGCGCCAACGACGCGATCGCCGCGCTGGAAGCCACCGCCTTGCAGCGTTGCGAACGCGACAACGCGCCGCAGCTGACCGCGAAGCTGCGCTACAACGCGCAGCCGCTGAGCCTGTCGCTCAACAGCGATGTCGGCGATTACGTCGGCCAGGGCGTGCGCAAGGACTACGCCGGCGACACCAGCACCTTCGCCGTGTCCGGCAACGACGGCTATCTGATCTACACCGCCTCGGGCCAGCGCGATTCGTGGATGGCGATCCTGCGCCCGCCGACCGGGCAGACGCTGCGTCCGGGCACGTACCCGATCAGCCGCTTCGGCGACGCCAACACCTTCGGCTTCGACTTCGGCGGCAATGGCCGCGGCTGCAACCGGGTGTCGGGCACGGTGACGATCAACGCCGTCGACGTGGATCCGGCCACGCGCCTGGTCGCCGGCCTGTCGGCGGACTTCGAGCAGCACTGCGAGGCCGGTTCGACCGCCTTGCGCGGCGGCATCCGCTACAAGCGCTGAGGCCGCCGATGAGGTGAGCGCGGCCGGCGTCGGGGGCGATCCGGCCGCGGCGGGCGGCGCCAGGAGGGCGCCGTCCGCGCCGCGATCCCGCCGGAAGCGGGTCGCGGCGAGGCGAGGGCAGGGAAGCCCGGCGATGCCGGGCCGGAGCCGGGCGGCGCGCAGGCCGTTCGGGGACGGCCCGGGTCGATTCCGGGCGGAGTGGGGCCAGATCGGCGGGGTTTTCGGGGCCGCCTGAACCGCCCGGGTTGGCCTGACTGGCGCGATGGGCTAGAATCGCCGGCTTACCCCGTCATTCCGACGGCTGGGCAACACAGGAAAGCAACCCTCATGGTCAAGATTCGCCTGACCCGTGGCGGCGCCAAGAAGCGTCCGTTCTACCACATCATCGTCACCGACAGCCGCAGCGCCCGCGACGGCCGCAACATCGAGCGCGTCGGTTTCTACAACCCGGTCGCCGCCGGCAACGAGAAGCGCGTCGAGCTCGACCTCGAGCGCGTCAAGCACTGGATCGGCAACGGCGCCCAGCTGACCGACAAGGTCGCCGACCTGTACAAGCAGGCCGTCAAGGCCGCTCCGGCCGCCTGAGCCGGCGGGCCGCGCGCCTCGCGCGCGGCCCTCTTCGCATCTTATGAGCGAATCCTCGCGCCGCATCCTGTTGGGCAGGGTGCTTGGCGCGTTCGGCATTCGCGGCGAAGCCAAGCTCGAGTCCTGGACCGAGCCGCGCGCCGCGATCTTCCGCTACCAGCCCTGGATCGTGCGCGATCCGCAAGGCGGCGAGCGCGAATTGTCGGGCGTGCGCGGCCGCGAAAGCGGCAAGTACCTGGTCGCCAATCTGCCGGGCGTGACCGACCGCGACGCGGTCGAAGCGCTGCACGGCACCGAAATCTACGTCCCGCGCTCGGCCCTGCCGCCGCCGCGCGAAGGCGAGTTCTACTGGGTCGATCTGGAAGGCCTGGACGTCGTCACCACCGAAGGCGTCGCCCTGGGCCGCGTGTCGCATCTGTTCGCGACCGGCGCCAACGACGTACTGGTGGCGCGCGACGACGAACGCGAGCGGATGATCCCGTTCGTGATTCCGCAGTATGTTCTGTCGGTGGATTTCGAGGCCCGGCGGGTGACCGTCGATTGGGATCCCGATTTCTAGGAGATGGCGGATAGGAGTTAGGAGATAGCGAACGCTAGGCTCTGGGCTCTTGCTGTCTCCTAACTCCTATCCGCTATCTCCTGGCCCATGCGCATCGACGTCATCAGCCTGTTCCCCGACTTCGTCGCGCAATGCGCGGCGTTCGGCGTGGTCGGCCGCGCCGGCGAGCGCGGCTTGCTGACGATGCACGGCTGGAATCCGCGCGATTACGCCGAAGGCAATTACCGCCGCGTGGACGAGCGTCCGTTCGGCGGCGGGCCGGGCATGGTGATGCTGATCGACCCGCTGCGCGCCGCCATCGGCGCCGCGCGCGCGGCCGATCCGACGCCCGCGCGAGTGATCTACCTGAGCCCGCAGGGCGCGCGCCTGGACCAAGCCAAGGTGCGCGAACTGGCCGGGCACGAGCGGCTGATTCTGTTGTGCGGCCGCTACGAAGGCGTCGACGAACGGCTGATCCGCGCCGAGGTCGACGAGGAGCTGTCGATCGGCGATTACGTGCTGTCCGGCGGCGAGTTGGCCGCGGCGGTGGTGGTCGACGCGGTCGCGCGCCTGCAGGACGGCGCGCTCGGCGACGCCGAGTCGGCGGTGCAGGACAGTTTCGAGGACGGGCTGCTGGATTGCCCGCACTACACCCGCCCGGTCGAGCACGAACTGGGCGCGGTGCCGGAGGTGCTGATGTCGGGCAACCACGCCCGCATCGCCCAATGGCGCCGGCAGCAATCGCTGGGCCGGACCTGGCAGCGCCGCCCGGATTTGCTGAACGAGGCGGCCCTGTCCAAGGCCGACCGCAAGCTGCTGGAGGCCTATCGGGTCGAACTGGCGGCGGCCCGCAAGGCCAAGGAAACCGGTTCCAGCCCCGATTCAGCCGGCGCCGGCGCCGCCGAACCCGGCCAGGACGCCTGAGCCCTAGCCACGGCCGAAAAAATCCCGTTATAATTAGCCGCTTAGCTGTATCCATGCCATGACGCGGGTCCACGTGCACTCGCGCAACAACTAATCCAACAGGCCATAGCCATGAACAAGCCCTCCATCCACACGCTGGTCCAGAATTTCGAAGCCGAGCAGATTGCGCGCAAGCTGCCCGACTTCAGCCCGGGCGACACCGTCGTCGTCAACGTCAAGGTCAAGGAAGGCAACCGCGAGCGCGTCCAGGCCTATGAAGGCGTGGTCATCGGCAAGAAGAACGCCGGCCTCAACTCGTCCTTCACCGTGCGCAAGATCTCGCACGGCTACGGCGTCGAGCGCGTGTTCCAGACCCACAGCGCCGTGATCGACTCGGTCGAAGTCAAGCGCCGCGGCAAGGTCCGCGCCGGCAAGCTGTACTACCTGCGCGGCCTGGAAGGCAAGAAGGCCCGCATCAAGGAAGACCTGGCCGCTTACGCGCGCGCCAAGAACGCGCCGGCCGCCGAGTAATCCGGCTCGCCGAGCAGCGTCGCGAACGGCCGCCGAAAGGCGGCCGTTTGCATTTGCGGCAGGCGCGGCCGGATTCGCGCGCTTCAGGAGAGCACTGCATTGCGCGATCGTTTTCGATTCGACTCGTTGCGCCGCGACGAAGACGGCGCGCCCTTATCCGATGAAGCCGCCGGCGCGATCTTCTTCCGCATGCTCGCGGCGCTCGAGTGCGGCGCTCCGATCCGGCGGCTGGAAACGGTCGCGGCGCTCGCCGCGGCGATTGCCGAGGGCCGCTATCGCGTGGCGCACAAGCGGGTGTCGGTCAAAGGCAAGGCCCGTCGTTTCGTCGGCGCCTTCGCGATCGCGCGCAAGCGCGAGCTGATCGAGTATCTGGCGGCCGCGATGGCCGAGGGCGACCTGCGCGAACTGCTGATCGCCCCCGAGCCGTCCCAGGACGCGGCCGCGGACTGGGTGCTGCACGTCGACGAGGATGCGCAGTTGCTTTTCTACGCGGCGCTCCCGTGCGATGCCTAGCGCGACCGCGCCGCTTGGCCGCGCAGGGCCGGTTCCCTGGCCGCGCGCGCCGCTGTGCGCTGCGCGCGAATCGCGCTAGATTCGCCTCGCGGCACCGCCCGCCGCGTTCTCCAATCGCGCCGCCCCCGCGGCGGGAGCGTCCATGAATCCTGGCCTGTCCGAAGGCGACATCTGCACCTATCCGCGCAGCGACGGCACCTGGGGCTTTTTCTGGGTGCAGCGCATCGATGCCTTGCCGGACGGGCGCGACGCGTT
Encoded here:
- the ffh gene encoding signal recognition particle protein, whose protein sequence is MFESLTQRLSGTIERLRGRGRLTEENIREATREVRIALLEADVALPVVQALIERIKVRAVGQEVLKSLTPGQALIKVVRDELTAVMGSQAADLNLNVPAPAVILMAGLQGAGKTTTVGKLAKHLKERRKKKVMVVSADIYRPAAIEQLKQLAEQVDVLFFPSAASQKPEEIVRAAIADARKSFVDVLLVDTAGRLAIDEAMMSEIKALHAAVSPVETLFVVDSMTGQDAATTAKAFSEALPLTGVVLTKTDGDARGGAALSVRYITGKPIKFIGVGEKPDGLDVFHPDRVASRILDMGDVLSLVEQVEQQVDKDKAQKLAEKVAKGKKFDLNDMKDQLEQMQNMGGLSGLMDKLPGMGQIPDSVKSQITGKEVPRMVAIINSMTKKERRNPTLLNGSRRARIAKGAGLTPADVNKLMKQYQQMEKMMSKLSGGGMKGLMRGMRGMMGGRGGMPFR
- the rplS gene encoding 50S ribosomal protein L19 produces the protein MNKPSIHTLVQNFEAEQIARKLPDFSPGDTVVVNVKVKEGNRERVQAYEGVVIGKKNAGLNSSFTVRKISHGYGVERVFQTHSAVIDSVEVKRRGKVRAGKLYYLRGLEGKKARIKEDLAAYARAKNAPAAE
- the trmD gene encoding tRNA (guanosine(37)-N1)-methyltransferase TrmD, whose product is MRIDVISLFPDFVAQCAAFGVVGRAGERGLLTMHGWNPRDYAEGNYRRVDERPFGGGPGMVMLIDPLRAAIGAARAADPTPARVIYLSPQGARLDQAKVRELAGHERLILLCGRYEGVDERLIRAEVDEELSIGDYVLSGGELAAAVVVDAVARLQDGALGDAESAVQDSFEDGLLDCPHYTRPVEHELGAVPEVLMSGNHARIAQWRRQQSLGRTWQRRPDLLNEAALSKADRKLLEAYRVELAAARKAKETGSSPDSAGAGAAEPGQDA
- the rpsP gene encoding 30S ribosomal protein S16, translating into MVKIRLTRGGAKKRPFYHIIVTDSRSARDGRNIERVGFYNPVAAGNEKRVELDLERVKHWIGNGAQLTDKVADLYKQAVKAAPAA
- the rimM gene encoding ribosome maturation factor RimM (Essential for efficient processing of 16S rRNA), producing MSESSRRILLGRVLGAFGIRGEAKLESWTEPRAAIFRYQPWIVRDPQGGERELSGVRGRESGKYLVANLPGVTDRDAVEALHGTEIYVPRSALPPPREGEFYWVDLEGLDVVTTEGVALGRVSHLFATGANDVLVARDDERERMIPFVIPQYVLSVDFEARRVTVDWDPDF